The following are from one region of the Takifugu rubripes chromosome 16, fTakRub1.2, whole genome shotgun sequence genome:
- the LOC115252945 gene encoding LOW QUALITY PROTEIN: protein dispatched homolog 1-like (The sequence of the model RefSeq protein was modified relative to this genomic sequence to represent the inferred CDS: inserted 2 bases in 1 codon; deleted 2 bases in 2 codons), translated as MAPLCLQHHHHHQRWQDHLQNQTPGISHTRPFRFPRSYAELIADWPVVVLGVCTVLIVVCALVGILVPDLPDFSDPLRGFEPRGTAIGQRLVTWNNMLKNTGYKATLANYPFKYADEQAKNHQEPRWPEDHHDRDKRQAEWDFSKEFFCDVPGQRYSRLVFTSAEGKNLWSIQAIKSMCNLDNSRVRSHRDYWSLCQRTSDASCCPSWTIGNYVAVLTNRSSCQKITERDVSHILKILRSCAKYYHNGTLGPDCWDMTLRRKDQLKCANVPRKCTKYNAVYQILHFLVDKDFLSPKSLESPPPVLKHSMLFSPTEKGKSMMNIYLDNFENWNSSDGVTTVTGIEFGIKHDLFQDYLLTDTVYPAIAIMIVLLVMCVYTRSVFITLMTIIAIISSLIVSYFLYRMVFNFEFFPFMNLTALIIVVGIGADDAFVLCDVWNYTKFDKPHAELSETVGVSLQHAALSMFVTSFTTAAAFYANYVSNITAIRCFGVYAGTAILVNYILMVTWLPAVVVLHERYLPNLLPCSKPPHQERGYCACTFLAGLCQKVSKCLFALSETSRIFFEKVLPCIVIKLRYLWLLWFLAITVGGAYVVCINPKMKLPSLELAEFQVFRSSHPFERYDAEFKKLFMFERFHHGEELHMPITIIWGVMPVDNGDPLNPKNKGKLMLDSSFNIASPAAQLWILNFCQKLRNQSFVFQSEEQDFTSCFIETFKQWMENQDCEEASVYPCCSQSTFPYKQDVFELCIKRAIMELDRSTTYHLVSRTPGPRFDINDTIRAIVLEFQSTYLFTLAYEKMFQFYSEVDAWITEELRHAPAGLSHGWFISSLEFYDLQDSLSGGTLVAMALSVXGAFSVMLLTTWNVIISLYAILSIAGTIFVTVGSLVLLGWEMNVLESVTISVAVGLSVDFAVHYGVAYRLAPEPDREGKVIFSLSRMGSAIAMAALTTFVAGAMMMPSTVLAYTQLGTFMMLIMCISWAFATFFFQCMCRCLGPQGNCGQIPLPKQLQCQVFSEVTPAGPSSQGKGSYGGGGEAEHYELEPLASDQKIEDKPKEEQEACSQPCNGISSLHHMGSYSSPQGKSKPEAGRNSTDNGVMVPLGPPLRCRSPQTTNCTCGDPPPPHLHQDWAPTPVLRPHRTLTLRSSSPDRQTPQINKRQPC; from the exons ATggcccctctctgtctccagcaccaccatcaccatcagcgCTGGCAGGATCACCTTCAAAACCAGACGCCTGGAATCAG ccacACAAGGCCCTTTCGCTTCCCCAGAAG CTATGCAGAGCTGATAGCTGACTGGCCCGTGGTGGTCCTGGGGGTGTGCACCGTGCTGATTGTGGTGTGTGCGCTGGTAGGCATCCTGGTACCTGACCTGCCTGACTTCTCAGACCCACTCAGG GGTTTTGAGCCTCGGGGAACAGCCATTGGTCAGCGACTGGTCACGTGGAACAACATGTTGAAAAACACAGGCTACAAAGCAACACTGGCCAACTACCCCTTCAAATATGCAGATGAGCAGGCCAAAAA TCACCAAGAGCCCAGGTGGCCCGAGGACCATCATGACCGGGACAAACGGCAGGCCGAGTGGGACTTCAGTAAAGAGTTCTTTTGTGACGTTCCAG GACAAAGGTACTCCAGGCTGGTGTTCACGTCGGCCGAAGGGAAGAACCTTTGGAGCATTCAGGCCATTAAATCTATGTGCAACCTGGACAACAGCAGG GTGCGTTCCCACCGTGACTACTGGAGTCTTTGTCAGCGCACCAGTGACGCTTCCTGCTGTCCCAGCTGGACAATCGGGAACTACGTTGCCGTGCTGACCAACAGGTCATCCTGTCAGAAGATCACCGAGCGGGATGTGTCGCACATCCTCAAGATTCTGCGCTCATGTGCTAAATACTACCACAACGGCACCCTGGGCCCCGACTGCTGGGACATGACCCTGAGACGCAAAGACCAACTCAAGTGCGCTAATGTGCCCAGAAAGTGCACCAAGTACAACGCCGTCTATCAgatcctccacttcctggtggACAAAGACTTCCTGAGTCCAAAGagcctggaatctcctccacccGTGCTCAAACATAGCATGCTCTTCTCGCCCACAGAGAAAGGGAAATCCATGATGAACATTTATCTGGATAATTTCGAGAACTGGAACTCCTCCGACGGCGTCACCACGGTGACGGGGATCGAGTTTGGCATCAAGCACGATCTGTTTCAGGACTACCTCCTCACAGACACTGTGTACCCTGCCATTGCCATAATGATCGTCCTGCTGgtcatgtgtgtgtacacgcgCTCTGTTTTTATCACCCTCATGACAATAATAGCCATCATCAGCTCGCTGATTGTCTCTTACTTTCTCTACCGAATGGTCTTCAACTTCGAGTTCTTCCCCTTCATGAATCTCACAGCCCTCATCATCGTGGTCGGCATCGGCGCCGACGACGCCTTCGTGCTCTGCGACGTTTGGAATTACACCAAGTTTGACAAGCCTCACGCTGAGCTGTCGGAGACGGTGGGCGTGTCCCTTCAGCACGCTGCGTTGTCCATGTTTGTAACCAGCTTCACCACCGCTGCCGCTTTTTATGCCAACTATGTCAGCAACATCACCGCCATTCGCTGTTTTGGCGTCTACGCCGGCACGGCCATATTGGTGAACTACATTCTGATGGTGACGTGGCTCCCGGCTGTAGTGGTGCTACATGAACGCTACCTCCCTAATCTGTTGCCCTGCTCCAAGCCGCCACACCAGGAGCGAGGTTACTGTGCCTGCACCTTTTTGGCTGGTCTTTGCCAGAAGGTGAGCAAATGCCTGTTCGCACTCTCGGAAACATCGAGGATTTTCTTCGAGAAGGTGCTTCCCTGCATCGTCATCAAACTGCGCTACCTTTGGCTCCTCTGGTTTCTTGCCATCACTGTGGGTGGGGCCTACGTGGTC TGCATCAACCCAAAGATGAAGCTTCCCTCTCTGGAGTTGGCGGAGTTCCAGGTGTTCCGATCCTCTCACCCCTTCGAGCGCTACGATGCAGAATtcaagaagctgttcatgttcGAGAGGTTCCATCACGGCGAGGAGCTGCACATgcccatcaccatcatctggGGCGTGATGCCCGTGGACAATGGGGACCCCCTGAATCCAAAAAACAAGGGGAAGCTGATGCTGGACAGCAGTTTCAACATCGCCAGCCCAGCAGCTCAGCTGTGGATCCTCAACTTTTGCCAGAAGCTGAGAAACCAGAGTTTTGTCTTCCAGTCAGAGGAGCAGGATTTCACCAGCTGCTTCATTGAGACCTTCAAACAG TGGATGGAGAACCAGGACTGTGAGGAGGCGTCCGTCTACCCCTGCTGCAGCCAGTCCACCTTCCCCTACAAGCAGGATGTCTTCGAGCTGTGCATTAAGAGGGCCATCATGGAGCTGGACCGGAGTACGACCTACCACCTGGTCAGCCGCACCCCCGGACCTCGATTTGACATCAACGACACCATCAGAGCTATAGTGTTGGAGTTCCAGAGTACTTATCTCTTCACGCTGGCTTATGAGAAGATGTTCCAGTTCTACAGTGAA GTGGATGCCTGGATCACAGAGGAGTTGCGACATGCCCCCGCCGGCCTCAGTCACGGCTGGTTCATCAGCAGCCTGGAGTTTTATGACCTTCAGGACAGTTTGTCTGGTGGTACCCTGGTTGCCATGGCACTGTCAGT CGGTGCATTCAGTGTCATGCTGTTAACCACCTGGAACGTCATCATCAGCCTCTACGCCATTCTGTCAATCGCAGGAACCATATTTGTCACTGTGGGGTCCTTGGTGCTCCTCGGCTGGGAGATGAATGTTTTG GAGTCCGTCACCATTTCGGTGGCGGTAGGATTGTCGGTGGACTTTGCCGTCCACTATGGCGTGGCCTACCGACTTGCTCCGGAGCCCGACCGTGAAGGAAAGgtcattttctctctcagcCGCATGGGCTCTGCCATCGCCATGGCAGCGCTGACCACCTTCGTTGCGGGCGCCATGATGATGCCCTCGACCGTGTTGGCCTACACTCAGCTGGGCACCTTCATGATGCTGATCATGTGCATCAGCTGGGCCTTCGCCACCTTCTTCTTTCAGTGCATGTGTCGTTGTCTGGGGCCCCAGGGCAACTGTGGCCAGATCCCGCTGCCCAAACAGCTGCAGTGTCAGGTCTTCTCTGAGGTTACACCAGCAGGCCCGTCCTCTCAAGGAAAGGGCTCCTACGGAGGGGGGGGTGAGGCGGAGCATTATGAATTAGAGCCGCTGGCCTCCGATCAGAAAATTGAGGATAAACccaaggaagagcaggaggcgTGCAGCCAGCCCTGTAATGGGATCTCTTCTCTCCACCACATGGGCTCTTATTCCAGCCCCCAAGGTAAGAGCAAACCTGAGGCCGGCAGAAACAGCACGGACAATGGCGTTATGGTCCCGCTCGGCCCGCCACTGCGCTGCCGGTCTCCTCAAACCACCAACTGTACGTGTGGGGACCCGCCGCCTCCTCACCTGCATCAAGACTGGGCCCCCACCCCTGTGCTCCGACCCCACAGGACCCTGACACTCCGCAGCTCTTCCCCCGATCGACAAACaccacaaataaacaaaaggcAGCCGTGCTAA
- the LOC115253072 gene encoding thrombomodulin-like → MNDVTRLIAIVCALLWGRTGGVKPNNIYCIGNQCFTVSKILGDFSAAQSECQDRGGNLMTVRSSVAHDVPFNVTGRRQQPVLDRFTSTDGPGDNESDFSNWPTTFNSSCSSHRCVSVSPADGFKWTREPCDTRTDGFLCEYSFNETCKYTAVRMPTETKYICFSGQWTQAPWNCDVLGGGCEERLLKLAADGRSCVDFNDCTDPRQCPGENSRCVNTAGGFQCVCKDGYRYKGGVCVDVNECTSAPCEHMCDNLPGSYVCSCYPGYKEDPEEPHRCKLHCGEEECLAECDPNDRYQCFCPEGYILGGEDNRTLSAWTLDECSSFYCDQDCEKHLRQLCVHLLSWI, encoded by the exons ATGAATGATGTGACGCGGCTCATTGCCATCGTGTGCGCTTTGCTATGGGGACGAACCGGCGGCGTTAAGCCGAACAACATCTACTGCATCGGGAACCAATGTTTCACTGTTTCCAAAATTCTCGGAGACTTTAGCGCGGCGCAGAGTGAGTGTCAAGATCGGGGCGGTAACTTGATGACAGTGCGCTCCAGCGTGGCGCATGATGTTCCTTTTAATGTTACTGGGAGACGCCAGCAGCCGGTTCTGGATAGGTTTACATCTACCGACGGGC CTGGAGACAACGAGAGTGACTTTTCTAACTGGCCGACAACTTTCAACAGCAGCTGCTCGTCCCACCGCTGCGTCTCAGTCTCGCCCGCGGATGGCTTCAAATGGACTAGAGAACCATGTGacacacggacggacgggtTCCTCTGCGAGTACAGCTTCAACGAGACATGCAAATA CACCGCCGTCCGGATGCCAACTGAGACTAAATACATCTGCTTCTCAGGACAGTGGACACAGGCGCCGTGGAACTGCGACGTCCTGGGGGGCGGCTGCGA AGAGAGGCTTCTCAAACTGGCCGCGGACGGCAGGTCGTGCGTGGATTTCAACGACTGCACGGACCCGCGGCAGTGTCCcggtgagaacagcaggtgcgtCAACACCGCCGGCGGGTTCCAGTGCGTCTGCAAGGACGGATACAGGTACAAGGGcggcgtgtgcgtggatgtaaaCGAGTGCACGTCGGCCCCGTGCGAACACATGTGCGACAACCTGCCCGGTAGCTACGTGTGCTCGTGCTATCCTGGTTATAAGGAAGATCCGGAGGAGCCTCACAGGTGTAAACTCCACTGCGGGGAGGAGGAATGTCTGGCCGAGTGCGACCCGAACGACAGGTACCAATGTTTCTGTCCCGAAGGCTACATCCTTGGAGGAGAGGACAACAGGACGCTGTCTGCTTGGACATTGGACGAGTGCTCCTCCTTCTACTGTGATCAGGACTGCGAGAAACACCTACGGCAGCTATGTGTGCATTTGCTCTCCTGGATATAA